The genomic stretch CAAGGCTGGACTCAATAGTGCTGGTGGAGCATTAGCAGTTAGCATTTCAATCTGGTGCAATGTCATTTTTCTTGGATTATTCATGAGATACTCTCCATCATGTGCAAAAACACGCGCTCCGATTTCTCTGGAGATGTTCCGAGGAATTGGGGAGTTTTTTCGCTTTGCTGTCCCTTCTGCAGTAATGATTTGGTAATATATATGATCTCTTCTTGTTCAACCTGTTATCAATTATTCAACTCAAACTGCTTACATTTGTTTATGTCTGTGAATGTAGCCTTGAATGGTGGTCATATGAGTTGCTTATCTTGCTGTCTGGGCTGTTACCAAACCCACAACTTGAGACTTCAGTTTTATCTGTTTGGTATGTTAGTTAAACCTTTTTGCTTTGTTCTTTTATCTTTGCCACAAATAGTTTATATTCATGAGTGTGTACTAGTTTCACAACTtaaaaattgtgattttaattcattatttttttttcatttttctgcAGTCTTAATACAATTTCAACTCTCTATACCATCCCTTTTGGAATTGGTGCTGCAGCAAGGTCTACATCTTAAACATATTCACTCTGCATATTTCAAATGGCAAATTGGCAATGACATACTAATTGATCATACTTGTTTCTTCTCAAATGAATGTAGCACAAGAGTTTCAAATGAATTAGGAGCAGGGAAACCACTAGCTGCTCGTGTAGCCGTGCTGGCTGGAATGTCTCTTGCAGTAATTGAGACGAGTATAGTAAGCGCAACCCTCTTTTCGTGTCGCCACATTTATGGTTATGTTTTCAGCAACGAGGAGGAAGTTGTTGATTATGTCACTGTCATGGCTCCTCTGGTTTGTGTATCTGTTATACTAGATAGCCTACAAGGTGTTCTGACAGGTAAATTTTTTACCTTCATGTCTATCCTTAAGTAAAGTTTTTACTTTTTGCACAAGACATTGATTTTGTCCGAATTACTTTGGAATAGGGATTGCTAGAGGTTGTGGATGGCAGCACTTAGGagtttttgtaaacctaggagCTTTCTACCTCTGTGGGATTCCGGCTGCGGCTGCATTGGCATTTTGGGTGAATCTGAAAGGAAAAGGACTTTGGATTGGTATACAAGTTGGTGCATTTGTTCAAACTGTTCTACTTGCTACCATAACAAGCTGCATAAATTGGGAACAACAGGTATGTTATGTAGCTTTGGAACCTATGCTTGATTTTGAGACATAAGTACATTGTTTTATCTTGGTGGTTGTTACTATTTAGATTTTGGTTAATACAGCTTAATGCCTTTGTTAAAAGGTGATACTTCCATGAAGACATTATCTGAACGGTTTACAATACCATCTTCACATGAAGACGTTTTCATAGAAGTAGCCGCCTCTAATTCTACTTTATGCAATTTGATTCAATTGTATGGTCTGAAACTCTTAAATATGATGCAGGCAATGAAGGCAAGGAAGAGAATATTTGATGGTCAATTTTCAGCAGATAATATACTGATATGAGAAGCTAGTATTGATGAAATAAAGATCAATTATAAATCTTCATTAGTGAGTGACTTGGAGATATTCCTTTCACTGGAATTTCGGAAAAATGTTTTCATGATAAAGAGTTGTATATTAGCTCATCACACCTTATGCATTTTTATGTAACCATGTTAAAGTGATCCCCAAATTATGGAAAGGGATAGGATTTTGGTCTCTAAATTATAGGCCGAAAATTTTTTCCGTTTCGGatttttttgcataaaaaatcgTCCCTAAGGTTTAACTTgtttttaaaatcgtccttaccttagggaccaaaatcgtacgGAGATGGCGGCGAAAACAAAGATAGAGGTGGATGGTGGacagctttttttttttttctcttctctcttcttcttcctttttcccTTCACTGAAATAGAAactagaaatattttttttataatttttttattatggatAATTTggtctaaaattttaatatttatttaaaaaaataatttaaaatttgattttaaaccTTAGGGACGAATTTGTATAAGaaaaattagaaactaaaaaaatttttgacttaTATTTTAGAGACCAAAATCGTATTTAATCATTATGGAAATGAAGAGTCATACAAGACAAGGGCATGTGAGTGTGTGGTTTAGCTCAAATCCTAtgtacttaatttttttattcgaAAAACAGTAAAACTTAGACGCCACATAATCTCTCATAAAAACGAGAAGATATCAAGATAAACAATATTAATGTTGtattagataaaataaattaaataagccAAGTTGATTGAAAATCACAAGTCCACAACCCATCAAATGATACtaaagtatatattttataataataaatcataagatgtatttgtaattttttttaatatacataGATAacgatttaaaaaaattgtttactAAGAAATTTGTATATTACATGTGCCTGGTTCTCAATCTCCGAGATACATATCTTGGATAGGTAGTTGAGTTGGTCGATTTGAATTCTTCTTATCTGTCTCATAGCAGCTACCAATCACAGAAACATTGttatgtttattaattttttcattttcatgGACACCTGTGatctattattttcaaataaacaaTAATTAAGTTATTTACCAAAATAGCATGTGACAAAAAATAGTGTTATTTAAATGAAACAGTGATCAAGTGTAACACTAACACCTTGATACATGCTATAGTGGTCAAAGCGACACGAATTAGTGGAACACTAAAGCTAGCTGTTCTTTAAAATCGTCACTGGACTTACCTCACACGATTTCTAttatttcttttgaaaaatcaactacaaaatttttaacaaGTTTTCACTCTCTTTTTTTGAAATCTTTAACTCTTTGATAGCTGAGATGTtctgttatattttttattttataattaataaaaataattaaaatcaaatataactTTTGTTACAAACCGATTTATTTATACATTAGTCCAATCAGATTTATTTAACTCTAATTAAACTAAGAACAGTATAATTATACTTGACGAATCTTTGACTTCGGATCCATCAAGAAGGACACATATCCACAAAATCTTTAATTGCAAAATACATCTAGTGGTCCAACCTTAAGTTTTAGTAAAAGTCATTTTTCATTACTTCTCTGGAGTATCCTCCAAGTTTAGTCTATAAATGTATATATTCGAAAATTTCCTATAAAAGCAGCCGAAGCCTGTGTGTTTTAGGTATATCAGATATCAGTTTCAAGAACCTTCTTTTAAGACATGGAAGAGGGTCTCTTGTTGAAGCCAAAAGGAGAAGAAAAGGGTTCTTTAGGAACCATAACATGGAGTGTGTTGGCAAAAGAGATTAAGGGTGTTGGTTATTTAGCACTGCCTATGATAACTGTCAACTTATCTACCTATTTTCTTCAGATAATTTCAATTATGATGGTTGGTCATTTGGGAAAGCTTGCTCTCTCTAGCACAGCTATTGCTACCTCTCTTTGTGCTGTCTCTGGCTTCAGTGTTATTGTAACTATTCTTTCTCTTATCTCATATCATAGCCTTCAAGTTTTTGTTTCAGAATTAACTGTGTTTTTTGTTTATCAAACAGTTTGGAATGTCATGTGCATTGGAAACTTTAGGTGGCCAAGCCTATGGAGCAAAGCAATATAGAAGATTTGGTGTTCAAATCTACACTTCTATTGTAGCTTTGAGTCTAGCTTGTgttcctctctctcttttatgGATCTGTTTGGGGAAAATAATGGTTTTGTGTGGCCAAGACCCTTTGATTTCACAAGAAGCTGGAAAATTTGCTGTGTGCCTTATTCCTGCTCTATTTGCTTATGCTTCACTTCACACCCTCATTCGCTACTTTTTGATGCAGAGTTTGATCTTTCCTCTTGTTATGAGTTCTTGTGTCACTTTTTTCTTTCACATAGCTTTCTGTTGGATACTTGTTTTTGAGTTCCAACTAGGTAACTTAGGAGCAGCATTTTCTCTTGGCATTTCATATTGGTTGAATGTGATTTTGCTTGGACTATATATGAAATTCTCTGCTCAGTGTGAAAAGACTCGTGCTCCAATCTCGATGGAACTATTCCATGGGCTTGGAGAGTTCTTGTGCTATGCCGTTCCATCTGCTGGAATGATTTGGTTAGTTTCTTCCTCTAGAATCTGATCTTATTATATACACACATGCGTTTGTGCGCAAGCTTATCAACCTTGATTTGTTTTATTGTGTTTGATGATCAATGCAGCCTTGAATGGTGGTCATTTGAGCTTCTCACTTTGCTTTCTGGGCTTCTACCAAATCCAGAGCTTGAAGCTTCAGTTCTGTCCATATGGTAAGTAGGACTTGGTCATTGAGACATGAGAGATATTTTTATGTTCTACAATCTCAATTGAAATTGTTACTCATAGTTCAATATTCATATTCATATCCATTCCATTTCCATACTAGTTGTGCTAATGTGATTTAAATGTTGAAATTTTTGTGGCTAGTTACTCAATCACCACGACAATCTACACAATGCCAGAAGCAATTGGCTCCGCAGCAAGGTTTTACTTTTATCATTATGTACATATTGTTTTATACTAgttatacatttttttcttttatcattgatttttgtttttttctggTTAATTCTTTCAGCACTAGAGTTTCAAATGCATTGGGAGCTGGAAGTCCAAAAGAGGCACGAGTGGCAGTCGTAGCTGCCATGACTCTTGCAGGCTCACAGGCTCTTTTGGTGAGCTCAATCATTTTTGGGTGCCGAAATATTATAGGTTATGTTTTTAGCTATGAGCAGGATGTGTTGGATTATGTCACGGATATGGCTCCCTTAATATGTGTCTCTATTATATTAGACACTTTACATGGTACTCTTTCAGGTTGgcacttttctttttcttcttggtaTTATTATTCAATGCACAATCATGTCTTTTTATGAAATATAACACTTGGTCATATTAATATATAGGTATTGCTAGAGGATGTGGTTGGCAGCAATTAGGAACATATGTGAACCTTGGAGCTTATTATGTTTTAGGAATTCCACTTGCTGCTATATTAGGTTTTTGGGTACAGTTGAGAGGAAAAGGCTTGTGGATTGGAATAATGAGTGGTGCCTTCTGCCAAACAATTTTACTTTCTCTCATTACAAGTTGTACAAATTGGGAAAAACAGGTTTGTCCTCCATCTTCTAGTTCTTAGGATGCATTTAGTTTATTAGtttcttttctattatttagaATGTTTTATTGGGTAGTTTTATGATATGATACCATAATTCTATGTCTGAAAGGTCTAGAGTTCGATTCTTGATGAATtctaaagtaaaaaaaatagtataagacaaaaaaataaaagaaaagaaagctTATGCAAAAATCAAGCAAATCCAAAAAAAGTTCTTACTTGAAAAAAATGtgagagatataattatttatattgtcTTCTTCTTTTAGTTGTTGGGATGAGTAATTTTATAAGAGAAAtgaatgaatattttttaaaataaaatagtataggTCACTCATATTATTGACAAGTCATTCAAAAACTGATGTTTGATTCTATTAATtgttgataaaaatatttttaagttat from Arachis stenosperma cultivar V10309 chromosome 9, arast.V10309.gnm1.PFL2, whole genome shotgun sequence encodes the following:
- the LOC130951051 gene encoding protein DETOXIFICATION 12-like, translated to MIMEESLLAAKERSSSWTWKNGYKEEMKRICEIAGPMVVVIASQYLLQVVSTMMVGHLGELALSSSSLAISLSGVTGFSLLMGMASGLETICGQAYGAEQYQRIGMQTYTAIFSLILVCVPLSILWINIEQILVFLGQDPLIAHEAAKFIIWLIPALFAYAILQPLVRYFQIQSLLLPMLVSSCVTLFLHIPLCWLLVFKAGLNSAGGALAVSISIWCNVIFLGLFMRYSPSCAKTRAPISLEMFRGIGEFFRFAVPSAVMICLEWWSYELLILLSGLLPNPQLETSVLSVCLNTISTLYTIPFGIGAAASTRVSNELGAGKPLAARVAVLAGMSLAVIETSIVSATLFSCRHIYGYVFSNEEEVVDYVTVMAPLVCVSVILDSLQGVLTGIARGCGWQHLGVFVNLGAFYLCGIPAAAALAFWVNLKGKGLWIGIQVGAFVQTVLLATITSCINWEQQAMKARKRIFDGQFSADNILI
- the LOC130947746 gene encoding protein DETOXIFICATION 14-like encodes the protein MEEGLLLKPKGEEKGSLGTITWSVLAKEIKGVGYLALPMITVNLSTYFLQIISIMMVGHLGKLALSSTAIATSLCAVSGFSVIFGMSCALETLGGQAYGAKQYRRFGVQIYTSIVALSLACVPLSLLWICLGKIMVLCGQDPLISQEAGKFAVCLIPALFAYASLHTLIRYFLMQSLIFPLVMSSCVTFFFHIAFCWILVFEFQLGNLGAAFSLGISYWLNVILLGLYMKFSAQCEKTRAPISMELFHGLGEFLCYAVPSAGMICLEWWSFELLTLLSGLLPNPELEASVLSICYSITTTIYTMPEAIGSAASTRVSNALGAGSPKEARVAVVAAMTLAGSQALLVSSIIFGCRNIIGYVFSYEQDVLDYVTDMAPLICVSIILDTLHGTLSGIARGCGWQQLGTYVNLGAYYVLGIPLAAILGFWVQLRGKGLWIGIMSGAFCQTILLSLITSCTNWEKQALKTRERVFEGRFFVEHALV